The following are from one region of the Synechococcus sp. CBW1108 genome:
- a CDS encoding heavy metal translocating P-type ATPase, producing the protein MSSLQEPLLLEPLLFEIEGMKCGGCVRAVEQRLLGQPGVRQASVNLLTRTAWVDVVSAEASQAALLHSLAGLGFQARLRPSDAELPSRRQRLQSQNWWQHWRQLVVALGLLLVSVLGHLSLAGLGALWIHALVATLTLAGPGRPILVRGVRAALAGLPSMDTLVGLGVISAYLASLVAFLWPQTGWPCFFNEPVMLLGFVLLGRFLEERARFRTGRALEELAELQPDTALLLLGEGPPRPVRVGGLRPGDRVQLLPGDRVPVDGVVRQGSGAVDVSGLTGEPLPVAAIAGTELSAGSLNLDAPLVLEVLRRGADSAIARIIHLVERAQARKAPIQGLADRLAGRFTLVVLALALATLLFWWLLGTQLWPQVLQQPAPLAGAHGAHAGHPLLAVAAETPFALALQLSIAVLVVACPCALGLATPTAITVAMGRAARGGLLFRGGDGMETAAGLRAMLFDKTGTLTRGRPLVTAVEPLQAASSDLLVQLAASLEAGSRHPLGFALLQEAQRRGLELLPVAEAHSWAGQGVSGRIEGQSLRVGRLAWLEACPSPELLARQALLECQGASVLAVAGEQGVLGLVAAADQPRPDAAGVLTALRGMGLQLGLLSGDRREPVQQLGASLGLAEAELGWELRPEQKLERILQHPAHGALAMVGDGINDAPALAAADLGIAVGTGTQIAQDSAGLVVMGDRLEGIVAALRLARRTMAKVRQNLAWAFGYNLIVLPLAAGVLLPGYGVLLTPPLAALLMALSSITVVVNALLLQDGLKDLR; encoded by the coding sequence TTGTCTTCGCTTCAGGAGCCCCTCCTGCTGGAGCCCCTCCTTTTCGAAATCGAAGGCATGAAGTGCGGCGGCTGCGTGCGGGCCGTCGAACAGCGCCTGCTGGGCCAGCCCGGCGTGCGCCAGGCCAGCGTCAACCTGCTCACCCGCACCGCCTGGGTTGATGTGGTTTCCGCGGAGGCCAGCCAGGCAGCCCTGCTCCATTCCCTGGCGGGCCTTGGCTTCCAGGCCAGGCTGCGCCCCAGCGATGCTGAGCTGCCCAGCCGGCGGCAGCGCCTGCAATCCCAAAACTGGTGGCAGCACTGGCGCCAGCTGGTGGTGGCCCTGGGCCTGCTGCTGGTGTCGGTGCTGGGCCACCTTTCGCTGGCGGGTCTCGGGGCCCTCTGGATCCATGCCCTGGTGGCCACGCTCACCCTGGCGGGGCCGGGCCGGCCGATCCTGGTGCGGGGAGTACGGGCCGCCCTCGCCGGCCTGCCCAGCATGGACACCCTGGTGGGTCTGGGGGTGATCAGCGCCTACCTGGCCAGCCTGGTGGCCTTCCTCTGGCCCCAAACCGGCTGGCCCTGTTTTTTCAACGAGCCGGTGATGCTGCTGGGCTTCGTGCTGCTGGGCCGTTTCCTCGAGGAGCGGGCCCGCTTCCGCACGGGTCGGGCCCTCGAAGAGCTGGCCGAGCTCCAGCCCGACACCGCCCTGCTGCTGCTGGGCGAGGGGCCACCCCGGCCGGTGCGGGTCGGTGGCCTGCGCCCAGGTGATCGGGTGCAGCTGTTGCCGGGGGATCGGGTGCCGGTGGATGGGGTGGTGCGCCAGGGCTCTGGGGCGGTGGATGTGTCCGGCCTGACCGGCGAGCCCCTGCCCGTGGCGGCCATTGCCGGCACCGAGCTCTCAGCCGGCAGCCTCAATCTGGATGCCCCCTTAGTGCTGGAGGTGTTGCGCCGCGGCGCCGACAGCGCCATCGCCCGCATCATCCACCTGGTGGAGCGGGCCCAGGCCCGCAAGGCCCCGATCCAGGGGTTGGCCGACCGCCTCGCCGGCCGCTTCACCCTGGTGGTGCTGGCCCTGGCGCTGGCCACATTGCTCTTCTGGTGGCTGCTGGGCACCCAGCTTTGGCCCCAGGTGCTGCAGCAGCCAGCTCCCCTGGCTGGCGCCCACGGCGCCCACGCTGGCCACCCCCTGCTGGCGGTGGCGGCCGAAACCCCCTTTGCCCTGGCCCTGCAGCTCTCGATTGCGGTGCTGGTGGTGGCCTGCCCCTGCGCCCTGGGGCTGGCCACTCCAACGGCGATCACGGTGGCGATGGGCCGGGCCGCCCGCGGCGGGCTGCTGTTTCGGGGCGGGGATGGGATGGAAACCGCCGCTGGCCTGCGGGCCATGTTGTTTGACAAGACCGGCACCCTCACCCGGGGCCGGCCGCTGGTGACAGCGGTTGAGCCCCTCCAGGCCGCCAGCTCAGACCTGCTGGTGCAGCTGGCCGCCAGTCTGGAGGCCGGCAGCCGCCACCCGCTTGGCTTTGCCCTGCTGCAGGAGGCCCAGCGCCGGGGCCTGGAGCTGCTGCCGGTGGCTGAGGCCCACAGCTGGGCCGGTCAGGGGGTCAGTGGCCGCATCGAGGGCCAGAGCCTGCGGGTGGGGCGGCTGGCCTGGCTGGAGGCCTGCCCGAGCCCGGAGCTGCTGGCCCGCCAGGCCCTGCTGGAGTGCCAGGGCGCCAGCGTGCTGGCCGTGGCCGGGGAGCAGGGCGTGCTGGGGCTGGTGGCGGCGGCTGACCAGCCGCGCCCCGATGCCGCCGGCGTGCTCACGGCCTTGAGGGGCATGGGCCTGCAGCTGGGTCTGCTCAGCGGCGACCGGCGCGAACCGGTGCAGCAGCTGGGGGCCAGCCTGGGCCTGGCGGAGGCGGAGCTGGGCTGGGAGCTGCGGCCCGAGCAGAAGCTGGAGAGGATCCTGCAGCACCCCGCCCATGGCGCCCTGGCGATGGTGGGGGATGGCATCAACGATGCCCCGGCCCTGGCCGCGGCGGATCTGGGTATCGCAGTGGGCACCGGCACCCAGATCGCCCAGGACAGCGCCGGCCTGGTGGTGATGGGCGATCGCCTTGAGGGCATTGTGGCGGCCCTGCGGCTGGCGCGTCGCACCATGGCCAAGGTGCGGCAGAACCTCGCCTGGGCCTTTGGTTACAACCTGATCGTGCTGCCCCTGGCGGCCGGCGTGTTGCTGCCGGGCTACGGGGTGTTGCTGACCCCTCCCCTGGCGGCGTTGCTGATGGCGCTGAGTTCGATCACGGTGGTGGTCAATGCCCTGCTGCTGCAGGATGGCTTGAAGGATCTCCGCTGA
- a CDS encoding photosystem I assembly protein Ycf3, which yields MPRSQRNDNFIDKSFTVMADLILKVLPTNRRAKEAFAYYRDGMSAQADGEYAEALENYEEALTLEDDPNDRAFILYNMALVFASNGDHAKALDFYGQALDLNSKMPQALNNMAVIHHHLGSIAEEKGDADEADRCFDQAADFWAKAIRLAPNNYIEAQNWLKTSGRGSVDVYF from the coding sequence GTGCCCCGCAGCCAACGCAACGACAACTTCATCGACAAGAGCTTCACGGTGATGGCCGACCTGATCCTCAAGGTGCTGCCCACCAACCGGCGGGCCAAGGAGGCCTTCGCCTACTACCGCGATGGCATGAGCGCCCAGGCCGATGGCGAATACGCAGAAGCTCTGGAGAACTACGAGGAAGCCCTCACCCTCGAAGACGACCCCAATGACCGGGCCTTCATTCTTTACAACATGGCCCTGGTTTTCGCCAGCAACGGCGACCATGCCAAGGCGCTTGATTTCTACGGCCAGGCCCTCGATCTCAACAGCAAGATGCCCCAGGCCCTCAATAACATGGCCGTTATCCACCACCACCTGGGCTCGATCGCCGAAGAAAAGGGTGACGCCGATGAGGCCGACCGCTGCTTCGACCAGGCCGCCGACTTCTGGGCCAAGGCCATTCGCCTGGCCCCCAACAACTACATCGAGGCCCAGAACTGGCTCAAAACCAGCGGCCGCGGCAGCGTGGACGTGTATTTCTAA
- a CDS encoding IS5 family transposase yields MYQKRHNGQLSIEDFHLPFGGTLDTDNRWVIFSSLMPWEELEESYAPQFNPTTGAPAKPVRLAFGALFIKQRLGLTDEETVEQIRENAYMQYFLGYAGYSSKAPFDPSMMVHFRKRFSEEELTRINELIAERGKAMLMEVVASQQDDDDTNDPSAYADNQLSLDDFVKPADWPEGKNWGTLSIDASCTPADITYPTDLKLLNEARESTERIIDDLCEQNSDLRKHSPRYDRGKARANFLRVAKQKKPRRRKIKATIRRQLDYLQRNLDAIDALIHSGAMLSGLKTHWWQKLLVISELHRQQSILLYSKTRSMPDRIVNLVQRHVRPMVRGKTRAAVEFGAKISVSVRNGFAFLHRISWDPYNESEDLIPQAMKYKQEHGCYPERICADRIYINTKNRNFCTRNDIRLSGKRLGRPPKNPEISAAHKQQLSADQRRRNEVEGCFGSGKRKYSLDLIMARLSKGAENSISMAFVVMCAEKIRRLLRLFFITIFAWLCTWKWPGSLWMGLRNIWQLETNQSLATG; encoded by the coding sequence ATGTACCAGAAACGCCATAACGGGCAGCTCTCAATCGAGGATTTCCATCTGCCTTTTGGCGGCACGTTGGACACGGACAATCGCTGGGTAATCTTCTCCTCCCTGATGCCATGGGAAGAGTTGGAGGAATCATATGCACCTCAGTTCAATCCCACCACTGGCGCCCCAGCAAAGCCTGTACGGCTGGCATTTGGTGCGCTGTTCATCAAGCAGCGGCTTGGTCTGACCGACGAGGAGACCGTTGAGCAGATCCGAGAAAACGCTTACATGCAGTATTTCCTTGGCTATGCCGGCTATTCCAGCAAGGCACCATTCGACCCATCAATGATGGTTCATTTCCGCAAGCGTTTCTCCGAAGAGGAACTCACCCGGATCAATGAACTCATTGCCGAGCGGGGCAAGGCCATGCTGATGGAGGTTGTGGCGTCACAACAAGATGACGACGACACTAACGATCCAAGTGCCTATGCTGACAACCAGCTCTCACTTGACGACTTTGTGAAGCCGGCCGATTGGCCAGAAGGCAAGAATTGGGGAACACTCAGCATTGACGCCTCGTGCACACCAGCCGACATTACCTATCCAACTGATTTGAAGTTGCTCAACGAAGCGAGGGAGTCGACCGAACGGATCATCGACGATCTCTGCGAACAGAATTCAGACCTACGGAAACACAGTCCCCGATATGACCGTGGCAAGGCGCGTGCCAATTTCCTCAGGGTTGCTAAGCAGAAAAAGCCGCGTCGCCGCAAAATCAAAGCCACGATACGACGCCAGCTGGACTATCTGCAGCGGAATCTTGATGCTATTGATGCCCTGATCCACTCCGGGGCAATGCTTTCGGGCTTGAAGACCCATTGGTGGCAGAAGCTCCTCGTGATCAGCGAGCTGCACCGCCAGCAAAGCATCCTGCTGTACTCGAAAACGCGCAGCATGCCCGATCGTATCGTGAACTTGGTTCAGCGACACGTTCGGCCCATGGTTCGTGGTAAAACGAGAGCTGCTGTTGAGTTTGGCGCCAAAATTAGTGTTTCTGTGCGAAATGGCTTTGCCTTCCTGCACAGGATCAGCTGGGATCCATACAACGAATCCGAAGACTTAATTCCACAGGCCATGAAATACAAGCAAGAGCATGGCTGCTACCCCGAGCGAATCTGCGCTGATCGAATCTACATCAATACCAAGAACCGAAACTTCTGCACTCGGAACGATATACGGCTCTCTGGTAAGCGATTGGGGAGGCCGCCGAAGAATCCAGAGATCAGTGCTGCTCACAAGCAGCAGCTAAGCGCTGACCAGCGGAGGCGAAATGAAGTGGAGGGATGCTTTGGATCAGGGAAGAGGAAGTATTCACTGGACTTGATTATGGCTCGGCTGAGCAAAGGTGCAGAGAACTCCATCTCCATGGCCTTTGTGGTGATGTGCGCAGAGAAGATCCGGAGGCTCCTCCGCCTCTTTTTTATCACTATTTTTGCCTGGTTATGTACCTGGAAATGGCCAGGTAGTCTCTGGATGGGGCTCAGGAACATTTGGCAGCTTGAAACAAACCAATCACTGGCCACTGGATAA
- a CDS encoding phosphatase PAP2 family protein yields the protein MTLRRERPSQLEAYVFRPFTDRPWSSSGLGLPSSHAAVAFGGSMALMILFPRLRWPALVMAVGCALTRVASGAHYPTDMYLGALVGSVTGLLLAHWLKIPSLRFGHAQPSPDQP from the coding sequence ATGACCCTGCGCCGCGAAAGGCCCTCCCAGCTGGAAGCCTATGTTTTCCGCCCATTCACCGATCGGCCCTGGTCAAGCAGTGGCCTTGGCCTGCCCAGCTCCCATGCGGCCGTGGCCTTTGGCGGGAGCATGGCCCTGATGATTCTGTTTCCCCGTTTGCGCTGGCCGGCCCTGGTGATGGCAGTGGGCTGCGCGCTCACCCGGGTGGCAAGCGGAGCTCATTACCCCACCGACATGTACTTGGGGGCCTTGGTGGGCTCAGTCACCGGCCTTTTGCTAGCCCATTGGCTCAAAATCCCGAGCCTGCGGTTTGGGCATGCACAACCAAGCCCCGACCAGCCCTAG
- a CDS encoding phosphatase PAP2 family protein, translating into MRKIFGKKRALLGIVTFLIAAGMLSLMADIQVARLMDLNPIPKEIGRILSFSEIGGHGTGAAMVLIGVIACSQFRWRRSEERMRALRLIAGTYLGGLIVVLLKLIVARVRPGKAILENANSFFDTFGRQLLDVGIHGRSAVMSFPSGHAAVAAGLAASLWWYLPAGRPAFLILAILASLQRVATNNHYLSDICIGAALGLVGAWLCMPKPQARDFEPMG; encoded by the coding sequence ATGAGAAAAATCTTCGGCAAGAAGCGAGCATTGCTAGGCATCGTAACTTTCCTAATAGCTGCTGGCATGCTGAGCCTGATGGCGGATATCCAGGTTGCTCGACTCATGGATCTGAATCCTATTCCTAAGGAAATAGGACGGATTCTGAGTTTTTCCGAAATCGGTGGTCATGGCACTGGCGCAGCCATGGTTTTGATTGGGGTTATAGCCTGTAGCCAATTTAGATGGCGCCGTTCCGAGGAGCGTATGCGTGCCCTGCGCCTAATTGCAGGCACCTATCTGGGCGGGTTGATTGTAGTTTTGCTCAAGCTAATCGTTGCCCGGGTTAGGCCCGGAAAGGCAATCCTTGAAAACGCCAATAGTTTTTTTGATACATTTGGGCGCCAACTCCTAGACGTTGGAATTCATGGACGCTCTGCAGTGATGAGTTTCCCTTCCGGACATGCTGCTGTTGCCGCAGGTTTGGCAGCATCTCTTTGGTGGTATTTGCCAGCTGGGCGCCCTGCATTTTTGATTCTAGCTATTTTGGCATCACTTCAGCGGGTGGCCACCAATAATCACTATTTAAGTGATATCTGCATCGGTGCGGCCCTAGGGCTGGTCGGGGCTTGGTTGTGCATGCCCAAACCGCAGGCTCGGGATTTTGAGCCAATGGGCTAG
- a CDS encoding TA system VapC family ribonuclease toxin: MCVDVNVLVQACLQISPRHHEARAWLLANRAVPEGLGLFSVVVSGFLRVATDRRVFSEPLDAAVAIAFIDSLTASPAVSILDPGPRHWDLFRQMVLDHRPSSQDMTDVYLAAAALEIGATWVSFDRGFARFKGLRWLNPADL; this comes from the coding sequence GTGTGCGTTGACGTCAATGTGCTGGTGCAGGCCTGCCTGCAGATCTCGCCACGCCATCACGAGGCGCGTGCCTGGCTCTTGGCGAATCGTGCCGTTCCGGAGGGTCTGGGCCTGTTCTCTGTGGTGGTGAGCGGCTTCCTGAGGGTGGCCACCGACCGGCGCGTGTTCAGCGAACCCCTGGATGCGGCCGTCGCCATTGCCTTTATCGACAGCCTCACCGCTTCTCCGGCGGTGTCGATCCTGGATCCAGGCCCCCGCCATTGGGACCTGTTCCGTCAGATGGTGCTTGACCATCGGCCCAGCTCTCAGGACATGACCGATGTGTACCTGGCAGCAGCAGCCCTGGAGATAGGCGCCACCTGGGTGTCCTTTGATCGGGGCTTTGCCCGCTTCAAAGGGTTGCGCTGGCTGAATCCTGCTGATCTCTGA
- the radA gene encoding DNA repair protein RadA, with protein sequence MAKPSSVFVCTSCGAQTRQFFGKCAACGSWNTLVEQKAGPAADSRRRRPVAAAAGVKALEGGSAGQPRRSEPIQAVGERALQRLSSGYGELDRVLGGGLVPGSLVLVGGDPGIGKSTLLLQSACSMASRASVLYVSAEESAQQVKLRWRRLAPTTQADVPPSANFQLLAETDLELVLQELESLRPAVAIIDSIQALHDAELASAPGSVAQVRECAAALARIAKRQETALLLVGHVTKEGALAGPKVLEHLVDAVLTFEGDRFASHRLLRAVKNRFGATHELGVFEMRDLGLAEVTNPSELFLGGDEPSAGTATIVACEGTRPLVVELQALVSTTSYASPRRSATGIAVGRLHQILAVLEKHLGLPLSRFDCYLAVAGGLEVEEPAADLGVATAVVASYRDLTLPPGTVLVGELGLGGQLRPVGQLELRLQEAARLGFTRAVLPKGSGLAKTAASLGLQLLEAGTVAEALVAALGVNPADDRA encoded by the coding sequence GTGGCCAAGCCCAGCTCCGTTTTTGTCTGCACCAGCTGCGGGGCCCAGACGCGCCAGTTTTTTGGCAAGTGCGCCGCCTGCGGCAGCTGGAACACCCTGGTGGAGCAGAAGGCCGGCCCGGCTGCCGACAGCCGCAGGCGGCGACCGGTGGCGGCTGCCGCTGGCGTCAAGGCGTTGGAAGGCGGCTCGGCAGGGCAGCCGAGGCGTTCCGAGCCGATCCAGGCGGTGGGGGAGCGGGCCCTGCAGCGGCTCAGCAGCGGCTACGGCGAGCTCGATCGGGTGCTGGGCGGGGGCTTGGTGCCGGGCTCCCTGGTGCTGGTGGGCGGCGACCCGGGCATCGGCAAGAGCACCCTGCTGCTGCAGAGCGCCTGTTCGATGGCCAGCCGCGCCTCGGTGCTCTACGTGAGTGCCGAAGAATCGGCCCAGCAGGTGAAGCTGCGCTGGCGCCGGCTGGCCCCGACCACCCAGGCCGATGTCCCCCCCAGCGCCAATTTCCAGCTCCTGGCCGAAACCGACCTGGAGCTGGTGCTGCAGGAGCTCGAGAGTCTGCGGCCGGCGGTGGCGATCATCGACAGCATCCAGGCCCTCCATGACGCCGAATTGGCCAGTGCCCCCGGCTCGGTGGCCCAGGTGCGCGAATGTGCCGCCGCCCTGGCCCGCATCGCCAAGCGCCAGGAAACGGCCCTGCTGCTGGTGGGCCACGTCACCAAGGAGGGTGCCCTGGCGGGCCCGAAGGTGCTCGAGCACCTGGTGGATGCGGTGCTCACCTTCGAGGGCGACCGCTTCGCCAGCCACCGGTTGCTGCGGGCGGTGAAGAACCGCTTCGGTGCCACCCACGAGCTGGGGGTGTTCGAAATGCGTGATCTGGGCCTGGCCGAGGTCACCAACCCCAGCGAGCTGTTTCTGGGCGGCGACGAACCCAGTGCAGGCACCGCCACGATCGTGGCCTGTGAGGGCACCAGGCCCCTGGTGGTGGAGCTCCAGGCCCTGGTGAGCACCACCAGCTATGCAAGCCCGCGCCGCAGTGCCACCGGTATCGCCGTGGGCCGCCTGCACCAGATTTTGGCGGTGCTCGAAAAACACCTGGGCCTGCCCCTGTCGCGCTTCGACTGCTACCTGGCGGTGGCCGGCGGCCTGGAGGTGGAGGAGCCCGCAGCGGATCTGGGCGTGGCCACGGCGGTGGTGGCCAGCTACCGCGACCTCACCCTGCCGCCCGGCACGGTGCTGGTGGGGGAGCTGGGCCTGGGCGGCCAGCTGCGGCCTGTGGGCCAGCTGGAGCTGCGGCTGCAGGAGGCGGCGCGGCTCGGCTTCACCCGGGCGGTGCTGCCGAAGGGCAGCGGCCTGGCCAAGACGGCCGCCAGCCTGGGGTTGCAGCTGCTGGAGGCGGGCACGGTGGCCGAAGCCCTGGTGGCGGCCCTGGGGGTCAATCCGGCCGACGATCGGGCCTGA
- the rpaB gene encoding response regulator transcription factor RpaB, translating into MTASAPTPPLGTQHGKETILVVDDEASIRRILETRLSMIGYQVVTASDGVEALELFKTCQPDLVVLDVMMPKLDGYGVCQELRKESDVPIVMLTALGDVADRITGLELGADDYVVKPFSPKELEARIRCVLRRVEKEAVAGIPNSGVISVGDLRIDTNKRQVYRSDERIRLTGMEFSLLELLVSRSGEPFSRGEILKDVWGYTPERHVDTRVVDVHISRLRSKLEDDPANPELILTARGTGYLFQRIVDAVVSEGS; encoded by the coding sequence ATGACGGCTTCCGCCCCCACCCCCCCGCTCGGAACCCAGCACGGCAAAGAGACCATCCTGGTCGTTGATGACGAGGCCAGCATCCGCCGCATTCTGGAAACCCGGCTTTCCATGATTGGCTACCAGGTGGTCACCGCCAGCGATGGCGTCGAGGCGCTGGAGCTGTTCAAAACCTGCCAGCCCGACCTGGTGGTGCTCGACGTGATGATGCCCAAGCTCGATGGCTACGGCGTCTGTCAGGAGCTGCGCAAGGAATCGGATGTGCCGATCGTGATGCTCACCGCCCTGGGCGATGTGGCCGATCGCATCACCGGTTTGGAGCTCGGCGCCGACGACTACGTGGTCAAGCCCTTCAGCCCCAAGGAGCTGGAGGCCCGCATCCGCTGCGTGCTGCGGCGGGTGGAGAAGGAGGCCGTGGCCGGCATCCCCAATTCCGGCGTGATCAGCGTCGGCGACCTGCGCATCGACACCAACAAGCGCCAGGTTTACCGCAGTGACGAGCGCATCCGCCTCACCGGCATGGAATTCAGCCTGCTGGAGCTGCTGGTCAGCCGCAGCGGCGAACCCTTCAGCCGCGGCGAGATTCTCAAGGACGTGTGGGGTTACACGCCGGAGCGCCATGTGGACACCCGGGTGGTGGATGTCCATATTTCCCGGCTGCGCTCCAAACTGGAGGACGATCCGGCCAACCCCGAGCTGATCCTCACGGCTCGGGGCACCGGCTATCTGTTCCAACGCATTGTTGACGCCGTTGTCTCCGAAGGGTCCTGA
- the plsX gene encoding phosphate acyltransferase PlsX codes for MSPKGPDKRAKPSRAIRRLVIWYRRNAAVTSLVDTATSAASSAANTAGTATSVAGSMANTVLQPLVFDPLRRLQRGLGGPDENTPINDSDRLWVAVDGMGGDHAPGPILEGCLRAVELLPLRVRFVAESAPLQAAVAAMDLQDQLDGAVARGLIELVPSGPSIGMHEEATMVRKKRDASINRAMDLVKQGEAMAVYSAGNSGAVMASAIFRLGRLPSIDRPAIGALFPTKDTEQQVLVLDVGANMDCKPAYLHQWALLGHIYSRDVLQVAKPRIGLVNIGEEECKGNELCLRTYPLLAGEQRFVFAGNCEGRDILSGNFDVVVCDGFTGNVLLKFLESVGSVLLDVIKEELPRGRRGKVGSAFLINNLRRIKKRLDHAEHGGALLLGVDGVCVIGHGSSRALSVLSALRLAHSAASGGVMANLHALGGNGAAVACD; via the coding sequence TTGTCTCCGAAGGGTCCTGACAAGCGCGCCAAGCCCAGCCGGGCGATCCGCCGACTGGTGATCTGGTATCGCCGCAACGCGGCGGTCACCAGCCTGGTTGATACGGCCACCTCAGCGGCCAGCTCCGCCGCCAACACCGCCGGCACCGCCACCAGCGTGGCCGGCAGCATGGCCAACACCGTGCTGCAGCCGCTGGTCTTTGATCCCCTGCGGCGCCTGCAACGCGGCCTGGGCGGACCGGATGAGAACACGCCGATCAACGACTCCGACCGCCTCTGGGTCGCAGTTGATGGCATGGGCGGGGACCATGCCCCCGGCCCCATCCTCGAGGGCTGCCTGCGCGCCGTGGAGCTGCTGCCCCTGCGGGTGCGCTTTGTGGCCGAGAGCGCCCCGCTCCAGGCCGCGGTAGCCGCCATGGACCTGCAGGACCAGCTCGACGGGGCCGTGGCCAGGGGGTTGATCGAGCTGGTGCCGAGCGGCCCCTCGATCGGCATGCACGAGGAGGCCACGATGGTTCGCAAGAAGCGCGATGCCAGCATCAACAGGGCCATGGACCTGGTCAAACAGGGCGAGGCCATGGCGGTGTACTCCGCCGGCAACTCCGGCGCAGTCATGGCCTCTGCGATCTTCCGGCTGGGGCGCCTGCCGAGCATCGATCGCCCCGCCATCGGCGCCCTCTTCCCCACCAAGGACACCGAACAGCAGGTGCTGGTGCTGGATGTGGGCGCCAACATGGACTGCAAGCCCGCTTACCTGCACCAGTGGGCCCTGCTGGGCCACATCTACAGCCGCGATGTGCTGCAGGTGGCCAAGCCCCGTATCGGCCTGGTGAATATCGGCGAGGAGGAGTGCAAGGGCAACGAGCTCTGCCTGCGCACCTACCCGCTGCTGGCCGGGGAGCAGCGCTTTGTCTTTGCCGGCAACTGCGAGGGCCGAGACATCCTCTCCGGCAACTTCGACGTGGTGGTGTGCGATGGCTTCACCGGCAATGTGCTGCTCAAGTTCCTTGAGAGCGTTGGCAGCGTGCTGCTGGATGTGATCAAGGAGGAGCTGCCCCGGGGCCGGCGCGGCAAGGTGGGCTCGGCCTTCCTGATCAACAACCTGCGCCGCATCAAAAAGCGCCTCGACCACGCCGAGCACGGCGGCGCCCTGCTCCTGGGGGTGGATGGGGTGTGCGTGATCGGCCATGGCAGCAGCAGGGCCCTCTCGGTGCTCAGCGCCCTGCGCCTGGCCCATTCCGCCGCCAGCGGCGGGGTGATGGCCAACCTCCATGCCCTGGGCGGGAATGGGGCAGCGGTCGCCTGTGATTGA
- a CDS encoding beta-ketoacyl-ACP synthase III: MALVGCGSAVPAASISNQQLGERVETSDEWIRSRTGIGARRVAGPDEPLTCLASRAAQLALDHAGWTADDLDLILLATSSPDDLFGTAPRVQGALGASRAVAFDLTAACSGFLFALITAGQYLGSGAMGRALVIGADQLSRWVDWDDRSTCVLFGDGAAAVAVEACGASDNGLLGFRMRSDGSRNACLTLAQLDRHAPLLGGLTAQQGGFAPIQMNGQEVYKFAVREVPAILAELLEATGTAPGQLDWLLLHQANQRILDAVADRFAVPHAQVLSNLAHYGNTSAATIPLMLDEAVKDGRVQPGHLLASSGFGAGLSWGAALLRWSGPRGAAQP; encoded by the coding sequence ATGGCCCTTGTGGGTTGCGGCAGTGCCGTGCCGGCGGCCAGCATCTCCAACCAGCAACTGGGGGAGCGGGTTGAGACCAGCGACGAGTGGATCCGCAGCCGCACGGGCATCGGCGCTCGCCGGGTGGCCGGACCCGACGAACCCCTCACCTGCCTGGCCAGCCGGGCTGCCCAGCTCGCCCTCGACCATGCCGGCTGGACGGCGGACGATCTCGACCTGATCCTGCTGGCCACCTCCAGCCCGGACGACCTGTTCGGCACGGCCCCGCGGGTGCAGGGGGCCCTGGGGGCCAGCCGGGCCGTCGCCTTTGATCTCACCGCCGCCTGCAGCGGCTTTCTGTTTGCCCTGATCACCGCCGGCCAATACCTGGGCAGTGGGGCGATGGGGCGCGCCCTGGTGATTGGCGCCGACCAGCTCAGCCGCTGGGTTGACTGGGACGACCGCAGCACCTGCGTGTTGTTTGGCGATGGTGCCGCCGCCGTGGCGGTGGAGGCCTGCGGGGCCAGCGACAACGGCCTGCTGGGCTTTCGCATGCGCTCCGATGGCAGCCGCAACGCCTGCCTCACCCTGGCCCAGCTGGATCGCCATGCCCCCCTACTCGGGGGGCTCACGGCCCAGCAGGGGGGCTTTGCACCAATCCAGATGAATGGCCAGGAGGTCTACAAGTTCGCGGTGCGCGAGGTACCGGCGATCCTGGCCGAGCTGCTGGAAGCCACCGGCACCGCCCCCGGGCAGCTCGACTGGCTGCTGCTGCATCAGGCCAACCAGCGGATTCTCGACGCGGTGGCCGACCGCTTCGCGGTGCCCCATGCCCAGGTGCTCAGCAACCTGGCCCATTACGGCAACACCTCGGCCGCCACCATTCCGCTGATGCTCGATGAGGCCGTCAAGGACGGGCGGGTGCAACCGGGCCATCTGCTGGCCAGCAGCGGCTTCGGCGCCGGCCTGAGCTGGGGCGCGGCCCTGCTGCGCTGGAGCGGCCCCCGCGGCGCAGCCCAGCCCTAG